The nucleotide sequence GGAACCAACCGCGCTCCGCGCGCCCGATGAGTAGGTGCGGGAGCAGGTGCGGCGCAACGAGCTGCCGCCACGCGCGCCCCGCGTCCTCGGTCGCCCACAATCGCCACGTCAGCGCCCCGGCCGGGATGACCGCGAGCAACCACCACGGGCGGAGGAAGTGAAACTCCGCCATCACACCCTCGCGACTCGGGCAGGTGAACGCGCGCTCGATGGCGCACGCAAACGGTTCGCCAGCATTCCAGCAACCGCGGGCACGAAGCTCAGCGCGAATCCCGCCGCGAGCGGCCAGTGAAACAGGTCGCGCCGCGGGCGGTGCGAGATCGTTTGGGCCTCGCGCGTGGGCAGTTCGTCGAGTCGCTTGTAGATCGCGTCCAGTTCGGCCCGGTTACCGGCGTGCGAGTACGTTCCGCCGGTGGTGCCCGCGACCCGCTTGAGTGCCTCTTCGTCGAGCTTGTCCTCGCCCGCCGCATTGGGATCACCGACCGCGACCGTGTAAACGACGATCCCCTTATCCTTCGCGACCGCGGCGGCCTTTTCGGGCGGCACCTGGCTACCGGTGTCGTTGCCGTCGGTCAGTACGATCAGCACCTTTTCGGGCACATCACTCCGGTCGAAGACCGTGATCGCCAGCCCGATCGCGTCACCGAGTGCCGTTTTCGGCCCGGCCATGCCGACGCGCGTTTCGGCGAGCAGCTCGTGGCACACATCGAGGTCTTGCGTGAACGGCGCCTGAACGAACGGCGCGTTCCCGAACACGATCAGCCCCACGCGATCGCCCTTGCGCCGCGTCAAAAAGTCGGCGAGCACCTGTTTCACTGCGGTGAGCCGGTCCGTGGTCTTTCCGGCCTCATCGGTGAAGTCGCGCGTCCCCATCGAGCCGGAC is from Gemmata palustris and encodes:
- a CDS encoding vWA domain-containing protein, with product MLTLAYPWLLAVLPLPVLVRWVVPAYREHREALRVPFVPRLARLTGQEPTTGAVVLRGGWGRGFALVGVWLCVVFALVRPQWLEPPINRTIPVRDMMLAVDLSGSMGTRDFTDEAGKTTDRLTAVKQVLADFLTRRKGDRVGLIVFGNAPFVQAPFTQDLDVCHELLAETRVGMAGPKTALGDAIGLAITVFDRSDVPEKVLIVLTDGNDTGSQVPPEKAAAVAKDKGIVVYTVAVGDPNAAGEDKLDEEALKRVAGTTGGTYSHAGNRAELDAIYKRLDELPTREAQTISHRPRRDLFHWPLAAGFALSFVPAVAGMLANRLRAPSSARSPARVARV